Proteins co-encoded in one Burkholderia ambifaria AMMD genomic window:
- a CDS encoding cobyric acid synthase has translation MNAPEAPPRGTLMIQGTTSDAGKSTLVAGLCRLARRAGARVAPFKPQNMALNSAVTADGGEIGRAQALQALAAGVAPHTDFNPVLLKPTSDRGAQVIIHGKARMNLDARAYHDYKPVAFDAVLESYARLRAGYDTVLVEGAGSPAEINLREGDIANMGFAERVDCPVVLVADIDRGGVFAHLVGTLACLSDSERARVRGFVINRFRGDIKLLEPGLDWLRAQTGKPVFGVLPYLHGLLLDAEDMLPSQARSAAARGDAGVLRVVVPALPRISNHTDFDPLRAHPQVEFTYWKSGPVPDADLLILPGSKSVQRDLAWLRDAGWDAVIRRHLRYGGKVIGICGGMQMLGRTLDDPLGLEGAPASVPGLGLLDFDTTLQPDKTLKNVTGHLALPGAAAVHGYEIHMGDTRGPALAAPALTLAAGDASGGVRPDGAVSADGQILATYVHGLFDAPDACAVLLAWAGLDGAERIDYPALREASLERLADSFAEHLDLRALYAEFR, from the coding sequence ATGAACGCACCCGAAGCGCCGCCGCGCGGCACGTTGATGATCCAGGGCACGACGTCCGACGCGGGCAAGAGCACGCTCGTCGCGGGCCTGTGCCGCCTCGCGCGCCGCGCGGGCGCGCGCGTCGCGCCGTTCAAGCCGCAGAACATGGCGCTGAACAGCGCGGTGACGGCCGACGGCGGCGAGATCGGCCGCGCGCAGGCGCTGCAGGCGCTCGCTGCGGGCGTGGCGCCCCATACTGATTTCAACCCGGTGCTGCTGAAGCCGACGAGCGATCGCGGCGCGCAGGTGATCATTCACGGCAAGGCGCGCATGAACCTCGATGCGCGTGCGTACCACGACTACAAGCCGGTCGCGTTCGATGCGGTGCTCGAATCGTACGCGCGGCTGCGCGCCGGCTACGACACGGTGCTCGTCGAAGGGGCGGGCAGCCCGGCCGAGATCAACCTGCGCGAAGGCGACATCGCGAACATGGGCTTCGCCGAACGCGTGGACTGCCCGGTCGTGCTCGTGGCCGACATCGATCGCGGCGGCGTATTCGCGCACCTGGTCGGCACGCTCGCGTGCCTGTCGGACAGCGAGCGTGCGCGCGTGCGCGGTTTCGTCATCAACCGCTTTCGCGGCGACATCAAGCTGCTCGAACCGGGCCTCGACTGGCTGCGCGCGCAGACGGGCAAGCCGGTGTTCGGCGTGCTGCCGTACCTGCACGGGCTGCTGCTCGACGCCGAGGACATGCTGCCGTCGCAGGCACGCAGCGCCGCCGCGCGCGGCGACGCCGGCGTGCTGCGGGTGGTGGTGCCCGCGCTGCCGCGGATCAGCAACCACACCGATTTCGATCCGCTGCGCGCGCATCCGCAGGTCGAGTTCACGTACTGGAAGAGCGGCCCGGTGCCGGACGCCGACCTGCTGATCCTGCCCGGCTCGAAGAGCGTGCAGCGCGATCTCGCGTGGCTGCGCGACGCGGGCTGGGACGCGGTGATCCGCCGGCACCTGCGCTATGGCGGCAAGGTGATCGGCATCTGCGGCGGGATGCAGATGCTCGGCCGCACGCTCGACGATCCGCTCGGCCTCGAGGGTGCGCCGGCCAGCGTGCCGGGGCTCGGGCTGCTCGACTTCGACACGACGCTGCAGCCGGACAAGACGCTGAAGAACGTGACCGGGCATCTCGCGCTGCCCGGCGCGGCCGCCGTGCACGGCTACGAGATCCACATGGGCGACACGCGCGGGCCGGCGCTCGCGGCGCCCGCGCTGACGCTGGCGGCGGGCGACGCATCGGGTGGCGTGCGCCCGGACGGCGCGGTGTCGGCGGACGGGCAGATCCTCGCGACCTACGTGCACGGGCTGTTCGACGCGCCTGACGCGTGCGCGGTACTGCTCGCGTGGGCGGGGCTCGACGGCGCGGAACGCATCGACTACCCGGCGCTGCGCGAAGCGTCGCTGGAGCGGCTGGCCGATTCGTTCGCCGAGCATCTCGACCTGCGCGCGCTGTACGCCGAATTCCGCTGA
- the cobU gene encoding bifunctional adenosylcobinamide kinase/adenosylcobinamide-phosphate guanylyltransferase: MIPHDLTFVLGGARSGKSAHAERLAADSGRSVTYIATATASAADAEFEQRIAHHRARRPAAWGFADAPVDLAGTLARLDDPRACLLVDCLTLWLTNLLCPLDGEPLDDAQYAAQVERLEHALRHARAKVIVVSNEIGLGVVPLGSVTRRYVDELGRLNQRIAALATRVTLLVAGLPLELKAGAPSC; encoded by the coding sequence ATGATTCCGCACGACCTCACCTTCGTCCTCGGCGGCGCGCGTTCGGGCAAGAGCGCGCACGCCGAGCGTCTCGCCGCCGACAGCGGCCGCTCCGTCACCTATATCGCGACCGCAACCGCGAGCGCCGCCGATGCCGAGTTCGAGCAACGCATCGCGCATCACCGCGCGCGCCGGCCGGCCGCCTGGGGCTTCGCCGACGCGCCCGTCGACCTCGCCGGCACGCTCGCGCGGCTCGACGATCCGCGCGCGTGCCTGCTCGTCGACTGCCTCACGCTGTGGCTCACGAACCTGCTGTGCCCGCTCGACGGCGAACCGCTCGACGACGCGCAGTACGCGGCGCAGGTGGAGCGGCTCGAACACGCGTTGCGCCACGCGCGCGCGAAGGTGATCGTCGTCAGCAATGAAATCGGGCTCGGCGTCGTGCCGCTCGGGTCGGTCACGCGCCGCTACGTCGACGAGCTCGGGCGCCTGAACCAGCGCATCGCCGCACTCGCGACCCGCGTGACGCTGCTGGTGGCCGGGCTGCCGCTCGAGCTCAAGGCCGGAGCGCCGTCATGCTGA
- the cbiB gene encoding adenosylcobinamide-phosphate synthase CbiB, whose product MLMLSLPVVAMLAVAAAIVDRIVGEPAGWHPLVAFGRLAGRIEAALNTGRRGRVVGVAAWVAAVVPPVAIAAWLAAVLPWPLAAALHVALLWFALGAKSLADHVAPIAAALLRHDLDAARALTARIVSRDTSEADEGALSRAAVESALENGNDAIFGALFWFVVAGGPGALLFRLANTLDAMWGYRTPRFLTFGWAAARLDDALNWIPARLTAASYALLGDTAAAWRCWRTQARHWDSPNAGPVMAAGAGSLNVQLGGPAVYHGQIEDRPALGTGASATAVHVVAALSLVTRTLALWLALLVASGALILATHHV is encoded by the coding sequence ATGCTGATGCTGTCGCTGCCCGTCGTCGCGATGCTCGCGGTCGCGGCCGCGATCGTCGATCGCATCGTCGGCGAACCGGCCGGCTGGCATCCGCTCGTCGCGTTCGGCCGGCTCGCCGGCCGCATCGAAGCCGCGCTGAACACGGGCCGGCGCGGCCGCGTGGTCGGCGTCGCCGCATGGGTCGCGGCGGTGGTGCCGCCGGTTGCCATCGCCGCGTGGCTCGCGGCCGTGCTGCCCTGGCCGCTCGCGGCCGCGCTGCACGTCGCGCTGCTGTGGTTCGCGCTCGGCGCGAAGAGCCTCGCCGATCACGTCGCCCCGATCGCCGCCGCGCTGCTGCGGCACGATCTCGACGCCGCACGCGCGCTGACCGCGCGCATCGTGTCGCGCGACACCAGCGAAGCCGACGAAGGCGCGCTGTCGCGCGCGGCCGTCGAATCGGCGCTCGAGAACGGCAACGACGCGATCTTCGGCGCGCTGTTCTGGTTCGTGGTCGCCGGCGGCCCCGGCGCGCTGCTGTTCCGGCTCGCGAACACGCTCGACGCGATGTGGGGCTACCGCACGCCGCGCTTCCTGACCTTCGGCTGGGCTGCCGCGCGCCTCGACGACGCGCTCAACTGGATTCCCGCGCGCCTCACCGCCGCGAGCTACGCGCTGCTCGGCGACACGGCCGCCGCGTGGCGCTGCTGGCGCACGCAGGCACGCCACTGGGACAGCCCGAACGCGGGCCCCGTGATGGCCGCGGGCGCCGGCAGCCTGAACGTGCAGCTCGGCGGCCCGGCCGTCTATCACGGCCAAATCGAAGACCGTCCCGCGCTCGGCACCGGCGCGAGCGCGACGGCCGTGCACGTGGTCGCCGCGCTGTCGCTCGTCACGCGCACGCTCGCGCTGTGGCTCGCGCTGCTCGTCGCGAGCGGCGCACTCATCCTCGCTACCCATCATGTCTGA
- the cobD gene encoding threonine-phosphate decarboxylase CobD, with the protein MSDARIPHGGNLHEAARRHGIPHDDWLDLSTGINPIGYPVPPVPADAWRRLPDDGDALAACAAGYYHAPDAAHVLPVAGSQAAIRALPALLPIGDAGVAALAYGEYAPAFARHGHRVVPLDIDANVLPATVRHVIVGNPNNPTAECVPVERLLGWHAQLSARGGTLIVDEAFADTGATPSLAQYTDRQGLVVLRSVGKFFGLAGIRAGFVLAHPDLIAALRDVLGAWTVSGPARHAVTAAFADRAWQAAARERLATDGERLATLLRMHGFAVHATPLFSWTDDPRASPLHAALAARGIWTRYFAQPSSVRVGLPGCEAEWRRLAGALAECVPMLQQVSA; encoded by the coding sequence ATGTCTGACGCACGCATCCCGCACGGCGGCAACCTGCACGAAGCCGCGCGCCGCCACGGCATTCCGCACGACGACTGGCTCGACCTGTCGACCGGCATCAATCCGATCGGGTATCCGGTGCCGCCGGTCCCGGCCGACGCCTGGCGCCGGCTGCCCGACGACGGCGATGCGCTCGCCGCGTGCGCGGCCGGCTACTATCACGCACCCGATGCCGCGCACGTGCTGCCGGTCGCCGGCAGCCAGGCCGCGATCCGCGCGTTGCCCGCGCTGCTGCCAATCGGCGACGCCGGCGTCGCGGCGCTCGCGTATGGCGAATACGCGCCGGCCTTCGCCCGCCACGGCCATCGCGTCGTGCCGCTCGACATCGACGCGAACGTGTTGCCTGCAACGGTGCGTCACGTCATCGTCGGGAATCCGAATAATCCGACCGCCGAATGCGTGCCGGTCGAGCGGCTGCTCGGCTGGCATGCGCAGCTGTCGGCACGCGGCGGCACGCTGATCGTCGACGAGGCCTTCGCGGATACGGGCGCTACGCCCTCGCTCGCGCAGTACACCGATCGCCAGGGTCTCGTCGTGCTGCGCTCGGTCGGCAAGTTCTTCGGGCTCGCCGGCATTCGCGCGGGCTTCGTGCTCGCGCATCCCGACCTGATCGCCGCGCTGCGCGACGTGCTCGGCGCATGGACCGTCAGCGGCCCTGCGCGTCATGCAGTGACCGCCGCGTTCGCCGATCGCGCATGGCAGGCGGCCGCGCGCGAACGGCTCGCGACCGACGGCGAACGACTCGCCACGCTGTTGCGCATGCACGGCTTCGCGGTGCACGCGACACCGCTCTTCAGCTGGACCGACGACCCGCGCGCCAGCCCGTTGCATGCGGCGCTCGCCGCGCGCGGAATCTGGACGCGGTACTTCGCGCAACCGTCGAGCGTGCGCGTCGGCCTGCCGGGCTGCGAAGCCGAATGGCGGCGGCTCGCCGGTGCGCTCGCGGAGTGCGTCCCGATGCTGCAACAGGTATCCGCATGA